A region of Halalkaliarchaeum desulfuricum DNA encodes the following proteins:
- a CDS encoding cytochrome C oxidase subunit IV family protein, producing MTSVRQYTLVYVLLLVLAASKWLFFNLPQFDYWTAIGATMVAAFVKTGLIVGYYQHLKQEPRSLTYLMLLSVGLVALLGVAASFSIM from the coding sequence ATGACGTCGGTACGACAGTACACACTCGTCTACGTGCTTCTCCTCGTGCTTGCCGCCTCGAAGTGGCTGTTTTTCAATCTGCCACAGTTCGACTACTGGACCGCGATCGGTGCGACGATGGTCGCAGCGTTCGTCAAAACCGGTCTTATCGTCGGTTACTACCAGCATCTCAAACAGGAACCACGTTCGTTGACGTATCTAATGCTTTTGAGCGTCGGCCTCGTCGCGTTGCTCGGTGTAGCTGCCTCGTTCTCGATCATGTGA
- a CDS encoding cbb3-type cytochrome c oxidase subunit I, with protein MSGAHAEDDHQAPPPVESDGEHDDHGHHLPPKSTLKRWFVTTNHKDVGILYTLTALFFLLFGGVLALLIRMQMWVPGDQVLTGLAYNEAVTAHGLLMVFWFLSPLAFGFANYFVPLQIGADDLAFPRLNALSYWLYLLSGVLFAISFFQGGTLDAGWTIYAPLNLPAYTPSIGSTGAILALGMFLIASTASTMNFLVTIHHSRAEGMGLWDMPMFTWTMLLTVWMMLFAFATLLGAALILLSDRIFGSIYFSATEGGSLLWGHLFWFFGHPEVYIVFFPALGVMLELFQTFAGKRLVGRKWVIIAMCLIAIQSFLVWMHHMFLTTINLEIKTLMMATTIGISLPFDLLVFALIYTLIKGRIRFTTPFLFAFGALLLFILGGITGVFLGAIVLDYEFRGTYWVVAHFHYVMFGGATALFGGLYYWFPKMTGKMYDEFLGKLHFVIFFVSFNVVYFSMFLAWETPRRVFEYNVDFITFHQFGTIGAFVLGGSFFIMFYNFFKSYVSGPVAADNPWEYTRTAEWAISSPPPLENWSGRPSYASGKLEFVSDAVPDGGHAGAADSIDASPGDHASHASIWPFWISVGLFVFFLGLSGLPDQITLEAGATSIDGYFYPITTVVGLAGLIFAGVKFGLEDFFAPASEVAERWPFEGIEKNKLGVWFFLGSDVMLFGAFLSAAVFIRVNAGWTLWEPIPDATYGLINTFVLLTSSFTVILALVAAQRGDSRKLVGALGATMLLGFTFFGIKVFEWYEKIYIDGVTLSTSVQASTYYVTTGLHAVHVIIGLLIAGFLIVRAARGAYLEDERSIEYFGLYWHFVDIVWVFLFPLFYLM; from the coding sequence ATGAGCGGTGCTCACGCCGAAGACGACCACCAGGCACCACCGCCCGTCGAATCGGACGGTGAACACGACGACCACGGCCACCATCTCCCGCCGAAGTCGACGCTGAAGCGCTGGTTCGTCACGACGAACCACAAGGACGTCGGGATCCTCTATACGCTGACTGCGCTGTTCTTTCTGCTTTTCGGCGGCGTGCTCGCGCTGCTCATCCGGATGCAGATGTGGGTCCCCGGCGATCAGGTCCTGACTGGGCTCGCGTACAACGAGGCAGTGACCGCCCACGGTCTACTCATGGTGTTCTGGTTCCTCTCGCCGCTGGCGTTCGGCTTCGCGAACTACTTCGTCCCCCTCCAGATCGGCGCCGACGACCTGGCGTTTCCCCGACTCAATGCACTGTCGTACTGGCTATACCTCCTTTCTGGAGTCCTGTTTGCGATCTCGTTTTTCCAGGGCGGGACGCTCGACGCCGGCTGGACGATTTACGCGCCGTTGAATCTGCCCGCGTACACGCCGAGTATCGGTTCCACGGGGGCGATCCTTGCGCTCGGCATGTTCCTGATCGCTTCGACCGCCTCCACGATGAACTTCCTCGTGACGATCCATCACTCGCGAGCGGAGGGAATGGGGCTGTGGGATATGCCGATGTTCACCTGGACGATGCTACTTACCGTCTGGATGATGCTGTTCGCCTTCGCGACGCTTCTCGGGGCGGCGCTGATCTTGCTTTCCGACCGGATCTTCGGCAGCATCTACTTCTCCGCGACGGAAGGCGGATCGTTACTGTGGGGCCACCTGTTCTGGTTCTTCGGGCATCCGGAGGTGTACATCGTCTTCTTCCCGGCGCTGGGGGTGATGCTCGAGCTGTTCCAGACGTTCGCCGGCAAGCGGCTCGTCGGGCGCAAGTGGGTGATCATCGCGATGTGTCTCATCGCGATCCAGTCGTTCCTGGTGTGGATGCACCACATGTTCCTGACGACGATCAACCTCGAGATCAAGACGCTGATGATGGCGACGACGATCGGAATCTCATTGCCGTTCGACCTGCTGGTGTTCGCGCTCATCTACACGCTGATAAAGGGACGGATTCGGTTCACGACGCCGTTCCTGTTCGCGTTCGGCGCGCTACTTCTGTTCATCCTCGGCGGGATCACCGGGGTGTTCCTCGGCGCGATCGTGCTCGACTACGAGTTCCGGGGCACCTACTGGGTCGTTGCGCACTTCCATTACGTGATGTTCGGGGGCGCGACCGCCCTCTTCGGTGGCCTCTACTACTGGTTCCCGAAGATGACCGGAAAGATGTACGACGAGTTCCTCGGAAAGCTCCACTTCGTGATCTTCTTCGTCTCCTTCAACGTCGTCTACTTCTCGATGTTCCTCGCCTGGGAGACGCCCCGCCGGGTCTTCGAGTACAACGTCGACTTCATCACGTTCCACCAGTTCGGCACGATCGGCGCGTTCGTGCTCGGCGGATCGTTCTTCATCATGTTCTACAACTTCTTCAAGAGCTACGTTTCCGGGCCGGTGGCGGCGGACAATCCCTGGGAGTACACCCGGACTGCCGAGTGGGCGATTTCCTCACCCCCGCCGCTGGAAAACTGGTCCGGACGGCCCAGTTACGCCTCCGGGAAACTCGAGTTCGTCTCCGACGCTGTGCCGGACGGCGGTCACGCGGGCGCAGCCGACTCGATCGACGCCAGTCCGGGCGACCACGCCTCCCACGCCAGCATCTGGCCGTTCTGGATCAGCGTCGGGCTGTTCGTGTTCTTCCTCGGACTGTCGGGGCTACCGGACCAGATCACCCTCGAGGCGGGTGCCACCAGCATCGACGGCTACTTCTATCCGATCACGACCGTCGTCGGCCTCGCCGGGCTCATCTTCGCGGGTGTCAAGTTCGGCCTCGAGGACTTCTTTGCGCCCGCCAGCGAGGTTGCCGAACGGTGGCCCTTCGAAGGGATCGAGAAGAACAAACTCGGCGTGTGGTTCTTCCTCGGATCGGACGTCATGTTGTTCGGCGCGTTCCTCTCGGCTGCCGTGTTCATCCGGGTCAACGCCGGATGGACGCTCTGGGAGCCGATCCCCGACGCCACCTACGGCCTGATAAACACGTTCGTCCTGCTGACCTCCTCGTTTACGGTGATCCTGGCGCTGGTCGCCGCACAGCGCGGGGACAGCCGCAAACTCGTCGGGGCCCTCGGAGCGACGATGCTGCTCGGGTTTACGTTCTTCGGCATCAAAGTGTTCGAGTGGTACGAAAAGATCTACATCGACGGAGTCACTCTCAGCACCAGCGTCCAGGCGTCGACGTACTACGTCACAACCGGTCTCCACGCTGTACACGTCATCATCGGCCTCCTCATCGCCGGGTTCTTGATCGTCAGAGCCGCCAGGGGCGCTTACCTGGAGGACGAACGGTCGATCGAGTACTTCGGCCTGTACTGGCACTTCGTCGACATCGTCTGGGTGTTCCTCTTCCCGCTGTTCTACCTGATGTGA
- the coxB gene encoding cytochrome c oxidase subunit II: MTCVLLSGLLLQVRPGEWRSQADVFGEIFFVFLALGTLVGVVVVAYTLYNAYKYRENGQPEDDGENRPTLGELPTGDDGGKGKKLFISFGISAVIVISLVVYAYTLLIYVESGPDVDPEAELEVDVEGYQFGWEFEYPNGHSVDNELRVPADRVVYLHVTSRDVWHNFGAPELRIKTDSIPGETSTTWFLEEETGTYTAECFELCGAGHSYMKADIIVMEPGEFEEWYEGTDPEAEDDTEAETDDADDTSASLADPTDGSIGGVAA, from the coding sequence ATGACATGTGTACTCTTATCGGGACTCCTCCTGCAGGTTCGACCCGGGGAATGGCGGTCTCAGGCGGACGTATTCGGGGAAATCTTCTTCGTGTTCCTCGCGCTCGGGACCCTCGTGGGTGTCGTCGTCGTCGCGTACACGCTTTACAATGCATACAAATATCGGGAGAACGGGCAACCCGAAGACGACGGGGAAAACCGACCGACCCTCGGTGAACTCCCGACGGGTGACGACGGTGGAAAAGGAAAGAAGCTGTTCATCTCGTTCGGCATCAGCGCGGTTATCGTCATCAGCCTGGTCGTGTACGCCTACACGCTGTTGATCTACGTGGAATCCGGTCCGGACGTCGATCCGGAAGCCGAACTCGAAGTCGACGTCGAAGGCTACCAGTTCGGCTGGGAGTTCGAGTATCCGAACGGCCACTCCGTGGACAACGAACTGCGAGTTCCGGCGGATCGGGTGGTATACCTCCATGTGACTTCGCGGGACGTGTGGCACAACTTCGGCGCGCCGGAGTTACGCATCAAGACAGACTCCATCCCCGGCGAAACGTCCACGACGTGGTTCCTCGAAGAGGAGACGGGAACGTACACGGCGGAATGTTTCGAACTGTGTGGGGCCGGGCACTCGTACATGAAGGCTGACATTATCGTCATGGAACCGGGCGAGTTCGAGGAGTGGTACGAAGGAACGGATCCGGAAGCCGAGGACGACACCGAAGCGGAAACCGACGACGCTGACGACACCTCGGCGTCCCTTGCCGACCCGACTGACGGCTCAATCGGGGGTGTCGCCGCATGA
- the trxA gene encoding thioredoxin — MSTQLESDEPIIVNGTAEFEELISGGETVLVDFHADWCGPCQMMEPVVADIAADTDAIVAKVDVDANQPLAQNYGVRGVPTLLLFDGGEAVERLVGVQSADQLTTVVERYA, encoded by the coding sequence ATGTCAACGCAACTCGAATCCGACGAGCCGATCATCGTCAACGGAACCGCAGAGTTCGAAGAGCTCATTTCGGGCGGAGAGACCGTCCTCGTCGACTTCCACGCCGACTGGTGTGGTCCCTGCCAGATGATGGAGCCCGTAGTAGCAGATATCGCAGCCGACACGGACGCGATCGTCGCGAAGGTCGACGTCGACGCGAACCAGCCGCTAGCACAAAACTACGGCGTCCGCGGCGTCCCGACGCTGTTGCTCTTCGACGGGGGCGAGGCGGTCGAGCGACTCGTCGGCGTCCAGTCGGCCGACCAGCTAACCACCGTCGTCGAACGGTACGCCTAA
- a CDS encoding aminotransferase class V-fold PLP-dependent enzyme: protein MNPAELRADIPAVQNATYMNTGASGPSPRRVVEAARGFLERAEYEVHATDDIYEYTFGEYDRIRDRLAEFVGASPSELALTESTTDGIARFASGIDWEPGDVVVRTDLEHPAGILPWQRLEREGVEVRVVETEHGRIDLDDFAEAVADARLACFSALTWTHGTQLPVAALADIARDAGALTLVDAVQVPGQAPIDVEEWGVDAVAAAGHKWLLGLWGGGFLYVRREVADELEPRSVGYRSVQSPGASSFEFKEGAPRLEIGTTNLAAHVGLLEAIETVESIGLETIQDRIRKLTDRFKAGVPEDRLLSPREYESGLVTVDVSDPEKTVERLDDAGFKVRSIPPMNAMRVSLHVFNTPAEVDALLAELDAVR from the coding sequence ATGAACCCTGCAGAACTCAGAGCCGATATTCCTGCCGTACAGAACGCGACGTATATGAACACTGGCGCGAGCGGGCCGAGTCCACGACGGGTCGTCGAGGCCGCCCGGGGCTTCCTCGAACGCGCCGAGTACGAGGTTCACGCCACCGACGACATCTACGAGTACACGTTCGGCGAGTACGACCGAATACGGGACCGCCTCGCGGAGTTCGTCGGGGCTTCGCCGTCGGAACTGGCGCTCACCGAGAGCACGACGGACGGGATCGCCCGGTTCGCGTCAGGTATCGACTGGGAGCCGGGTGACGTCGTCGTCAGAACGGACCTCGAACATCCTGCAGGTATTCTGCCCTGGCAACGGCTCGAACGGGAGGGCGTCGAGGTCCGTGTGGTCGAAACCGAACACGGCCGAATCGACCTGGACGACTTCGCCGAGGCGGTCGCGGACGCGAGGCTCGCCTGCTTCAGTGCGCTCACCTGGACGCACGGGACGCAGCTTCCGGTCGCAGCACTGGCCGACATTGCTCGCGACGCCGGGGCGCTCACGCTCGTCGACGCCGTCCAGGTGCCGGGACAGGCGCCGATCGACGTCGAGGAGTGGGGCGTCGACGCCGTCGCTGCCGCCGGGCACAAGTGGTTGCTCGGTCTCTGGGGCGGCGGCTTCCTCTACGTCCGGCGCGAGGTGGCCGACGAACTCGAACCGCGGTCGGTCGGCTACCGGAGCGTTCAGTCACCTGGCGCTTCGTCGTTCGAGTTCAAGGAGGGTGCCCCGCGGCTGGAGATCGGCACGACGAACCTTGCCGCCCACGTGGGACTGCTCGAAGCGATCGAAACGGTGGAATCGATCGGCCTGGAAACGATTCAGGACAGGATTCGGAAACTCACGGATCGGTTCAAGGCCGGCGTTCCCGAAGACCGCCTGTTGAGCCCACGGGAGTACGAATCCGGGCTCGTAACCGTCGACGTGTCCGATCCCGAAAAAACAGTCGAGCGGCTCGATGACGCCGGGTTCAAGGTTCGATCGATTCCCCCGATGAACGCGATGCGCGTCTCGCTGCACGTGTTCAACACGCCCGCGGAAGTCGACGCGCTGCTTGCCGAACTGGACGCCGTTCGATAA
- a CDS encoding b(o/a)3-type cytochrome-c oxidase subunit 1, with product MSESVEAAFVDEYPEESKVIRAAFLGSFLALALGAVFGIIQALHRTDILRIFSSVDYYTILTAHGVFLVISFTIFFLVGVFTWATVRSLGRPVEDIRFTWLWYGLMSLGITITGITILLGFVGSIDISADVLFTFYAPMQAHPLFYAGLVVFIIGTWLAGADWFRSWFAWRKENPDERIPLQTFMVLTTMLMWYIATTGIAVAVLAFLLPWSLGIVDTVNPLLTRTLFWFFGHPVVYFWLMPAYLLWYTVLPKVSGGRLFSDPLARVVFVLFLLLSTPVGIHHQYLDPGIAEGFKFIAMTNTMFLLLPSLLTAFTVVASMEYGARQRGGTGLFGWLRALPWRDPAFTGMALAGLMFAAAGFSGMINAGMNINYLVHNTMWVPGHFHLTVGTAVTLTFMAGTYWLWPQISGKKLYSRPIALLQVVLWFVGMALMANAMHVQGLLGIPRRTAEPQYAGFDFETVFGSVAELNLQIAIGGTLLFVSTVLFLGNIVLTMGNPRVDGVGETLPPALSGPNDAPQVLDNLALWTGIAIVLVVLAYALPLASIVTDRGLFGLGGRAFPMLLELASGLLPAGLADPAVALAEVIR from the coding sequence ATGAGCGAGTCGGTCGAGGCAGCGTTCGTCGACGAGTATCCCGAAGAATCGAAGGTGATCAGGGCGGCGTTCCTGGGGTCGTTCCTGGCGCTTGCGCTGGGGGCAGTGTTCGGGATCATTCAGGCGCTGCACCGGACGGACATCCTGCGGATATTCAGTTCAGTCGATTACTACACGATCCTGACGGCACACGGCGTGTTCCTCGTGATCAGCTTCACCATCTTCTTCCTGGTGGGAGTGTTTACCTGGGCGACCGTTCGAAGCCTCGGTCGACCCGTAGAGGACATCAGATTCACCTGGCTGTGGTACGGACTGATGTCGCTGGGAATCACGATCACCGGCATAACGATCCTGCTCGGCTTCGTCGGCAGTATCGACATCAGCGCGGACGTCCTGTTCACATTCTACGCACCGATGCAGGCGCATCCGCTGTTTTATGCGGGACTCGTGGTGTTCATAATCGGAACGTGGCTCGCGGGGGCCGACTGGTTCCGGTCGTGGTTCGCCTGGCGGAAGGAGAACCCCGACGAGCGAATCCCGCTGCAGACGTTCATGGTGCTCACGACGATGCTGATGTGGTACATCGCCACGACCGGCATCGCCGTCGCCGTGCTGGCGTTCCTGTTGCCGTGGTCGCTCGGCATCGTCGACACGGTGAATCCGCTCTTGACCCGGACGCTCTTCTGGTTCTTCGGCCACCCGGTCGTGTATTTCTGGCTGATGCCGGCATATCTCCTGTGGTACACCGTCCTCCCGAAGGTCTCTGGAGGGCGTCTGTTCAGCGATCCGCTCGCACGCGTCGTGTTCGTCCTCTTTTTGCTGCTCTCGACGCCCGTCGGGATCCACCACCAGTACCTCGATCCGGGCATCGCGGAGGGATTCAAGTTCATCGCGATGACGAACACGATGTTCCTCCTGCTGCCGAGTCTGCTCACGGCGTTTACTGTCGTCGCCAGCATGGAGTACGGCGCACGACAGCGCGGCGGAACGGGCCTGTTCGGCTGGCTCCGCGCGCTCCCGTGGCGAGACCCGGCGTTTACGGGGATGGCGCTGGCTGGGCTGATGTTCGCGGCCGCGGGCTTCTCCGGCATGATCAACGCCGGGATGAACATCAACTACCTGGTCCACAACACGATGTGGGTGCCGGGCCACTTCCACCTCACCGTCGGCACCGCTGTGACCCTGACGTTCATGGCAGGGACTTACTGGCTGTGGCCCCAGATCAGCGGCAAGAAACTGTACAGTCGGCCGATCGCGCTCCTGCAGGTCGTGCTGTGGTTCGTCGGGATGGCGCTGATGGCGAACGCGATGCACGTCCAGGGACTGCTCGGCATTCCCCGGCGGACTGCCGAACCGCAGTACGCCGGCTTCGACTTCGAGACCGTCTTCGGCAGCGTCGCCGAACTCAACCTCCAGATCGCCATCGGCGGCACCCTGCTTTTCGTCTCGACCGTGCTGTTCCTCGGGAACATCGTGTTGACGATGGGGAACCCACGAGTCGACGGCGTCGGGGAGACGCTCCCGCCGGCGCTTTCGGGCCCCAACGACGCTCCCCAGGTGCTCGACAACCTGGCGCTGTGGACCGGGATCGCGATCGTGCTCGTCGTCCTCGCGTACGCGCTGCCGCTGGCGAGCATCGTCACCGACCGCGGGCTGTTCGGCCTCGGCGGTCGCGCGTTCCCGATGCTGCTGGAACTGGCAAGCGGCCTGCTTCCCGCCGGCCTCGCCGACCCGGCGGTTGCCCTCGCGGAGGTGATCCGATGA
- a CDS encoding cytochrome c oxidase subunit II has product MHVHKYEKLWLALSLVLILAFIATVTYGAVGAGVSMVADDEEPVNPDTLGDHPQFGEPGVEQVGENEYEAYVIAEQFEFTPDPIVVPEHSTVTFYVTSPDVIHGFGVVGTNANTMVIPGEVAKITVETDEPREFGIVCNEYCGAAHHAMEGKLVVVPEEEFEADGGEQE; this is encoded by the coding sequence ATGCACGTTCACAAATACGAAAAACTCTGGCTCGCGCTCTCCCTCGTGCTCATTCTGGCCTTCATTGCAACGGTAACGTACGGCGCAGTGGGTGCGGGGGTCTCGATGGTCGCTGACGACGAGGAACCGGTGAACCCGGACACATTGGGTGACCATCCGCAGTTCGGTGAACCCGGCGTCGAGCAGGTCGGCGAAAACGAGTACGAAGCGTACGTGATCGCCGAACAGTTCGAGTTCACGCCTGACCCGATCGTGGTGCCCGAACACAGCACGGTGACGTTTTACGTCACCTCCCCGGACGTGATCCACGGCTTCGGGGTCGTCGGGACCAACGCGAACACGATGGTGATCCCCGGCGAGGTCGCAAAGATCACTGTCGAAACGGACGAACCCCGCGAGTTCGGGATCGTCTGCAACGAGTACTGCGGCGCGGCACACCACGCGATGGAAGGCAAACTCGTCGTCGTCCCCGAAGAGGAGTTCGAGGCGGACGGAGGTGAACAAGAATGA
- a CDS encoding cytochrome oxidase — translation MTNGAASQTSTESALTEDSDGEEFDPKGTLALILTYFGILVVMWFFMYFVEFLGNELVVIG, via the coding sequence ATGACAAACGGGGCGGCGTCACAGACATCCACCGAGTCGGCCCTCACTGAGGACTCGGACGGAGAAGAGTTCGATCCGAAAGGAACCCTGGCGTTGATTCTGACGTACTTCGGAATCCTGGTTGTGATGTGGTTCTTCATGTACTTCGTGGAGTTCCTCGGAAACGAACTGGTAGTGATCGGGTGA
- a CDS encoding cytochrome-ba3 oxidase subunit: MDLSPRQVVLLGLAALVPGAIYTIGTGEYIAAIALVNIVLIVGCLVLAMSDTEPPESGQSNGSPIGQ, encoded by the coding sequence ATGGACCTCTCGCCACGGCAGGTCGTTCTCCTCGGACTCGCTGCGCTCGTCCCGGGGGCGATCTACACGATCGGGACGGGTGAATACATCGCGGCAATCGCACTCGTCAACATTGTTCTCATCGTCGGGTGTCTGGTACTCGCGATGTCGGACACCGAACCACCCGAATCCGGACAGTCGAACGGGAGCCCGATCGGACAGTAG
- a CDS encoding heavy metal translocating P-type ATPase, with amino-acid sequence MSSCTLCDLPTPDRPVTDADVDGEFCCRGCLEVARALGTDAIEDGDGLDSGALERAVADRGTDGAGAGTGGGAGTGGGAGTGGGADPAPENAYESAYLSVDGMHCATCETFLETVSESEPGVVDATASYATDTMRIRYDPETVDEEDLPSVVTGTGYTASFREVDREPESGDVAVVRFLIGGGFFGMMTMLWYVLFLYPTYFGFQPVVEFGQFDRLYLFGHIWVFTSVVLFYTGFPIIRGAYVSLRARQPNMDLLVTLAASSAYLYSTIAMFVGRTDLYFDVTVAVILVVTAGNYYESHIKRRAMGLLSTLASDRIETVRREDGTELGIDDVSPGDRLLVKPGERVPFDGTVREGAAAVDEAVVTGESLPVTKRPGDEAVGGSVVADSPLVIEVGDPVESTRDRLVEQLWEIQSARSGVQHLADKLATVFVPLVTVLAAAITALFLLMGVPPTRAFLVGLTVLIVSCPCALGLATPLAVASGVRTAAERGIVVATETIFEDAAEVDIVALDKTGTLTEGRMRVVEAVPFEATERDLLGTAAAVERFSEHPVADAIVERAAEGTFARETIADGGVVDGDHSGGLQEGDDPAFEPDHCTAVSLGDEAIDAGDVTIHARGVEATVAGDTLLVGHPSLFDERGWAIPEEVREKATATSESGSVPVVVGRRESAGKKRFLGVVVVGDAPRAEWNEVVTELAATDREIVVLTGDDSAAASHFESHPDVSAVFAGVPPEGKTAAIQRLRASGVVAMIGDGSNDAPALAAADLGVALAEGTELSADAADAVITGRDLAAIPTLFATSSATNRRIRQNLGWAFVYNGIAIPLALTGLLNPLFAAAAMATSSLLVVLNSSRRLL; translated from the coding sequence ATGTCGTCGTGTACCCTCTGTGATCTTCCGACTCCGGATCGGCCGGTGACTGACGCCGACGTCGACGGGGAGTTCTGCTGTCGGGGCTGTCTGGAAGTCGCACGGGCGCTAGGAACGGACGCGATCGAGGACGGGGACGGACTCGATAGCGGGGCGCTCGAACGGGCAGTCGCCGACAGGGGAACCGACGGGGCCGGCGCAGGCACTGGTGGCGGCGCAGGCACTGGTGGCGGCGCAGGCACTGGTGGCGGCGCAGACCCGGCTCCTGAAAACGCCTACGAGTCGGCGTACCTGTCGGTCGACGGGATGCACTGTGCGACCTGCGAAACGTTCCTCGAGACGGTGTCGGAGAGCGAACCGGGCGTGGTCGACGCCACGGCCAGCTACGCGACGGACACGATGCGGATCCGGTACGACCCCGAGACGGTCGACGAGGAGGACCTCCCGTCGGTCGTCACCGGAACCGGGTACACCGCGTCGTTCCGTGAGGTCGATCGCGAGCCGGAGTCGGGTGACGTCGCTGTCGTCCGGTTTTTGATCGGCGGGGGGTTCTTCGGCATGATGACGATGCTGTGGTACGTCCTGTTTTTGTACCCGACGTACTTCGGCTTCCAGCCGGTCGTGGAGTTCGGCCAGTTCGATCGACTGTACCTGTTTGGACACATCTGGGTTTTCACCTCCGTCGTGCTGTTTTACACCGGGTTTCCGATCATTCGGGGAGCGTACGTCAGCCTCCGGGCACGCCAGCCGAACATGGACCTGCTGGTGACGCTTGCGGCCTCGAGCGCCTACCTGTACAGCACGATCGCAATGTTCGTCGGTCGGACCGACCTCTACTTCGACGTCACCGTCGCCGTAATCCTGGTCGTCACCGCGGGCAACTACTACGAGAGTCACATCAAGCGACGCGCGATGGGACTGCTCTCGACGCTCGCGAGCGATCGGATCGAGACGGTGCGGAGGGAGGACGGCACCGAACTCGGAATCGATGACGTCTCGCCCGGTGACAGGCTCCTCGTGAAGCCGGGAGAACGGGTCCCGTTCGACGGGACGGTTCGGGAGGGGGCTGCAGCCGTCGACGAGGCCGTCGTCACCGGCGAGTCACTCCCCGTCACCAAACGGCCGGGAGACGAGGCTGTCGGCGGATCGGTCGTTGCCGATTCACCGCTCGTGATCGAGGTCGGCGATCCAGTCGAGAGCACCCGCGACAGGCTCGTCGAGCAGCTCTGGGAGATCCAGAGCGCCCGCTCTGGCGTCCAGCATCTCGCCGACAAGCTCGCGACGGTGTTCGTCCCGCTCGTTACCGTGCTTGCGGCCGCGATCACGGCGCTGTTCCTCCTCATGGGGGTCCCGCCCACCAGGGCGTTCCTCGTGGGGCTCACGGTGTTGATCGTCTCGTGTCCCTGCGCGCTGGGCCTGGCGACGCCGCTTGCGGTGGCAAGCGGAGTTCGCACTGCCGCCGAACGGGGGATCGTCGTCGCCACGGAGACGATATTCGAAGACGCGGCGGAGGTCGATATCGTCGCACTCGACAAGACGGGGACGCTCACCGAGGGGCGAATGCGAGTGGTCGAGGCCGTTCCATTCGAAGCAACCGAACGGGATCTCCTGGGGACCGCCGCCGCAGTAGAGCGGTTCTCCGAACATCCGGTGGCGGACGCGATCGTCGAACGCGCCGCCGAAGGGACGTTCGCGCGCGAGACCATTGCCGATGGCGGCGTGGTCGACGGCGATCACTCCGGCGGCCTGCAGGAGGGGGACGATCCAGCGTTCGAACCCGACCACTGCACGGCCGTCTCTCTCGGCGACGAGGCCATCGACGCCGGCGACGTGACGATTCACGCCCGCGGGGTCGAGGCGACCGTCGCCGGGGATACCCTACTCGTCGGCCATCCGTCGCTGTTCGACGAACGAGGGTGGGCGATACCCGAGGAAGTTCGGGAGAAAGCGACCGCCACCTCCGAGTCGGGCAGCGTACCGGTCGTCGTCGGGCGACGGGAATCCGCTGGGAAAAAGCGGTTCCTCGGCGTCGTCGTCGTGGGGGACGCCCCGCGAGCCGAGTGGAACGAGGTCGTCACCGAACTGGCCGCCACCGATCGGGAGATCGTCGTGCTCACGGGTGACGACTCGGCGGCGGCGTCCCACTTCGAGTCCCACCCGGACGTCTCGGCGGTCTTCGCCGGCGTTCCTCCGGAGGGGAAGACCGCGGCGATACAGCGCCTGCGGGCGTCGGGCGTCGTGGCGATGATTGGCGACGGATCGAACGACGCACCCGCGCTCGCTGCGGCCGATCTCGGGGTCGCGCTGGCGGAAGGAACCGAACTCTCGGCCGACGCCGCCGACGCGGTCATCACCGGCCGAGATCTCGCCGCGATCCCGACCCTCTTTGCGACCTCGTCTGCGACCAACCGTCGCATCCGGCAGAACCTCGGCTGGGCGTTCGTCTACAATGGGATCGCGATCCCGCTTGCGCTGACCGGACTCTTGAACCCGCTGTTTGCGGCGGCCGCGATGGCGACCAGCAGCCTGCTGGTCGTGCTCAACTCCAGTCGCCGGCTCCTCTGA